A stretch of the Lepidochelys kempii isolate rLepKem1 chromosome 15, rLepKem1.hap2, whole genome shotgun sequence genome encodes the following:
- the LOC140898635 gene encoding putative EP400-like protein produces the protein MHHGNGPQNVQRQLQRSRSFTGSEGEEQQTNLPQSPATSFAPSASPSAPQSPSYQIQQFIMSRSPVTGQNVNITLQNVGPVASGNQQITLTPLPIPNPTSPNFQFSPQQRRFEHGSPSYIQVTSPLPQQVQSQSPTQPSPVPVQSLPNVRAGTPGSGLGMCSQSPTRGFVDASLLVRQISLSPSNGGHFVYQEGSGIAQIAQGTAAQVQIPSSGTPATVRERRLSQPHSQTGGTIHHLGPQSLVASGANMQPLTSPGHVTTTNLPPQISNIIQGQLMQQQQALQGQQLSRPIGFDRASGGLIAGVGGPNSTGPHRSFSPRMGWVQGGGEPSTSHSGTPGGDPLTPRAGATLSIPSSQEAGDCHWG, from the coding sequence ATGCACCATGGGAACGGTCCTCAGAATGTTCAGCGTCAGCTCCAGAGGTCCAGATCCTTCACAGGTAGTGAGGGAGAAGAGCAGCAGACAAACTTACCGCAGTCCCCTGCAACTTCATTTGCTCCTTCTGCAAGCCCATCTGCACCACAGTCCCCCAGTTACCAAATACAGCAATTTATAATGAGTAGAAGTCCGGTAACTGGGCAGAATGTGAACATCACACTGCAGAATGTTGGACCGGTAGCATCAGGAAACCAACAGATAACACTTACCCCTTTGCCAATACCAAATCCAACATCACCAAATTTTCAGTTTAGCCCTCAGCAAAGGAGGTTTGAGCATGGATCTCCATCGTATATTCAAGTTACTTCACCATTGCCCCAGCAGGTTCAGTCTCAAAGCCCTACACAACCCAGTCCTGTACCAGTGCAGTCACTACCAAATGTTCGGGCAGGCACTCCAGGTTCTGGCTTGGGTATGTGCAGCCAGAGCCCTACTAGAGGATTTGTAGATGCTAGTTTGCTTGTGCGACAGATCAGTCTGAGCCCTTCAAATGGTGGACACTTTGTATATCAAGAAGGATCCGGAATTGCACAAATTGCTCAAGGAACTGCAGCACAGGTACAAATTCCATCTTCTGGGACACCTGCAACTGTACGAGAACGCAGGCTTTCACAACCTCATTCACAGACTGGTGGCACCATTCATCATCTTGGACCTCAAAGTCTTGTAGCTAGTGGAGCAAACATGCAACCATTGACTAGCCCCGGTCATGTTACAACTACTAACTTGCCACCGCAGATCAGCAATATTATTCAAGGGCAGCtcatgcagcagcagcaagcacttCAAGGGCAGCAGTTGAGCAGACCCATAGGATTTGATAGGGCTTCTGGTGGATTAATAGCTGGAGTTGGAGGACCCAACTCCACAGGCCCGCACCGCAGCTTCTCCCCGCGCATGGGATGGGTGCAGGGCGGAGGGGagcccagcacctcccactctGGCACCCCCGGAGGGGACCCACTTACCCCAAGAGCTGGGGCCACACTTTCCATTCCCTCCTCACAGGAAGCTGGGGACTGTCACTGGGGATAA